One window of Cohnella hashimotonis genomic DNA carries:
- a CDS encoding carbohydrate ABC transporter permease, with the protein MAKSATERLRGRALERSEGLGHRRRARASQFVLYLLLSVILLATLVPIFFMAFSSLKSNAQILGSFWGLPSPPQWANFESAAQVIWRYVVNTVLYAVIGSMAVIMLSTLSGYVFAKKQFPGKELLFMMMLGLLMIPGILTLIPSYVLYANLGLTNTPWVILIQAAAGGQIFGIFLSRTFIGGLPNEIFDAVKIDGAGERKILFHLVFPLSLPIISTIFIMQSVGIYNDYIWPLLTISDADIQMLGVGLTLFMNQFGITDMGVQFAAYTLSSLPLVLIFSFGMKYFIQGMTSGAIKM; encoded by the coding sequence ATGGCGAAAAGCGCGACGGAGCGTCTTCGGGGACGTGCGCTTGAAAGGAGCGAAGGGCTGGGCCATCGGCGGAGAGCGCGAGCCTCCCAGTTCGTTCTCTATCTATTGCTGTCGGTCATCCTGCTGGCGACGCTGGTTCCGATCTTTTTCATGGCCTTCAGCTCGCTCAAAAGCAACGCGCAAATTCTCGGCAGCTTCTGGGGACTGCCAAGTCCGCCCCAGTGGGCGAATTTTGAATCCGCGGCGCAGGTGATTTGGAGATACGTGGTCAATACGGTGCTGTATGCGGTGATCGGCAGCATGGCGGTCATTATGCTGTCCACGCTGTCCGGCTACGTGTTCGCCAAGAAGCAATTCCCGGGCAAAGAGTTGTTGTTCATGATGATGCTCGGCTTGCTGATGATTCCCGGCATTTTGACGCTGATTCCTTCCTACGTGCTGTATGCCAATCTGGGGCTCACCAACACGCCTTGGGTGATTCTCATTCAGGCTGCGGCGGGCGGACAGATTTTCGGCATTTTCCTCAGCCGCACGTTTATCGGCGGACTGCCCAACGAGATCTTCGACGCGGTTAAAATCGACGGCGCTGGCGAACGGAAAATTTTGTTTCACCTCGTATTTCCGCTTTCCTTGCCGATTATCAGCACGATATTCATTATGCAATCGGTCGGCATTTACAACGATTATATATGGCCGCTCCTGACGATCAGCGACGCCGACATTCAGATGCTGGGCGTCGGACTCACACTGTTCATGAACCAGTTCGGCATTACGGATATGGGCGTGCAATTCGCGGCCTATACGCTTTCCTCTCTGCCGCTTGTCCTGATTTTCTCTTTTGGCATGAAATATTTTATCCAGGGAATGACTTCGGGCGCGATCAAAATGTAG
- a CDS encoding ABC transporter substrate-binding protein — MINAKKWMGYILMLSLIAAALAACSKNESGNKPSAASSPTNAPSNTASQAAQQEELNGTINITLPQQSSEVWNKVAAAYMAKHPKVKVNVEIKPLSGYKEWLTAQFAAGDPQVDLAMINEVADLQAQRKFVNYYPWFDKTNPYTGKPWKDSFNLEAMGVNLGAVGADDSLYVLNFETVQILWLYNKDIFAKLGVTEPPATFNELIEIFKKAKAAGYTPFALAGDSSSIWSGQAGWLMRIYPDQYFRDSIETARSQEADYTYNPDIDDVWKYDAADPYNDSESKVTKNPIRVWKAIKEQQGDYKMAGNPKWKAVMENLKTLFSYTPEGFFGTNEAQAYKLFLTGKAAVMLGAPSAYWQLPKDLADAEKTGVKDGVKPFEFGFFNMPSMEGEYVQAPARTIQLPIGFYGLVQKDAKQTALSVDFMMYLTSPEGYGVYVTAIQNSRDAALNGPPALNDITLPEEMSKAFASFKQIGNLEGLQGPSNTIARGLQDYQPSVQEYVSLVQRYFYNSMTVDDYLAKMQEQMLRYLPEALTFRKLDVSDLDNPERQPPKRE; from the coding sequence TTGATCAACGCAAAGAAGTGGATGGGCTATATTTTAATGTTATCCTTAATAGCTGCCGCGCTCGCGGCGTGCTCCAAAAATGAAAGCGGTAACAAACCGTCTGCAGCCTCTTCGCCGACGAATGCGCCGTCCAATACGGCGTCCCAGGCAGCGCAGCAGGAAGAACTGAACGGTACGATTAATATCACGCTGCCGCAGCAAAGCAGCGAGGTGTGGAACAAGGTGGCGGCAGCCTATATGGCCAAGCACCCCAAGGTGAAGGTAAACGTCGAGATCAAGCCGCTGAGCGGCTATAAAGAATGGCTCACCGCGCAGTTCGCGGCAGGCGATCCGCAGGTCGATCTCGCCATGATCAACGAAGTCGCGGATCTGCAGGCCCAGCGGAAATTCGTCAACTACTATCCGTGGTTCGACAAGACCAACCCGTACACCGGCAAGCCCTGGAAAGACAGCTTCAACCTGGAGGCGATGGGCGTCAACCTGGGCGCGGTAGGCGCCGACGATTCCTTGTACGTGCTTAATTTCGAGACGGTACAGATTCTGTGGCTGTACAACAAGGACATTTTCGCAAAACTCGGGGTGACGGAGCCGCCGGCAACGTTTAACGAACTCATCGAAATATTCAAAAAGGCCAAGGCGGCCGGGTACACGCCGTTCGCGCTTGCCGGAGATTCCTCCTCGATCTGGTCGGGCCAGGCAGGCTGGCTGATGCGTATTTATCCCGACCAGTACTTCAGGGACAGCATCGAGACGGCGCGCTCCCAGGAAGCGGATTATACGTACAACCCCGACATTGACGACGTATGGAAATACGATGCGGCCGATCCGTACAACGACTCGGAGAGCAAGGTGACCAAAAACCCGATTCGCGTCTGGAAGGCGATCAAGGAACAGCAGGGCGACTACAAAATGGCGGGCAACCCCAAGTGGAAAGCGGTCATGGAAAACCTCAAAACGCTGTTCAGCTACACGCCGGAGGGCTTCTTCGGAACCAATGAGGCCCAGGCCTACAAGCTGTTCCTGACAGGCAAGGCCGCGGTGATGCTCGGCGCGCCTTCGGCTTACTGGCAGCTGCCCAAGGATCTGGCAGATGCCGAGAAGACCGGCGTCAAGGACGGCGTGAAGCCTTTCGAGTTCGGCTTTTTCAATATGCCTTCGATGGAAGGGGAATACGTACAGGCGCCGGCCCGCACGATTCAGCTGCCGATCGGGTTCTACGGCCTCGTGCAAAAGGATGCGAAGCAGACTGCGCTCAGCGTCGACTTCATGATGTACCTGACGAGCCCTGAAGGCTACGGCGTCTATGTGACCGCGATCCAGAACAGCCGCGATGCGGCGCTGAACGGACCACCGGCGCTGAACGACATTACGCTGCCGGAGGAGATGTCCAAGGCGTTCGCTTCATTCAAGCAGATCGGCAATCTGGAAGGTCTTCAGGGACCTTCGAACACGATTGCGCGCGGGCTTCAGGATTATCAGCCTTCCGTCCAGGAGTATGTCAGCCTCGTGCAGCGCTACTTCTATAACAGCATGACGGTTGACGATTACTTGGCCAAGATGCAGGAGCAGATGCTTCGTTATTTGCCGGAGGCGCTGACGTTCCGCAAGCTGGACGTGTCCGATCTGGATAACCCGGAGCGGCAGCCGCCCAAACGGGAATAG
- a CDS encoding ABC transporter permease subunit, protein MKLSAMLSAVLGVIVLFAVSSPVFAARTQWTAGQAQITSLSVRADGQAVAVGTYDAKVSVFDGDGQPLFDFKTKNVVTATAYLNDGSLLVASDDRHLYRIDSEGSVVWDRNLKRPVTGVASAGDGSAIVALLKGSKSAYVYDRDGQPLKEIDIGIQPRKVDVSGNGEWIALGGSDQYIYLLNASHEQVGKYSASGTIDALSVTDQGRVVAGTSSHQVFIFDREGAEPSIFTAADSVTAVAATDDGSYVAVSDFAGNDYVLDGGGDQLWQAASGKDGAGRAVAVSNDGSLLFKGSSTGVVQKLEIGSAIAVAKHQALQTRIVALVVAAVGAGLLAWLFYFLKKSNRLGIFGAIWRERFSYLMLLPTFGLIAMFLYYPAFSGLFHSFYDWKPGGRSTFVGLANYRRMFGDPYVIKGLGNLALLMITGLFKTIVPPLVVAELIYYLRRKGAQYWFRTAFVVSMIIPSVASLLIWQNFYDPNVGLLNQVLQAIGLGGWAHSWLGDPHTAIWAIIFMGFPFIGIMSLLLFYAGLISIPQDAIESAKIDGAGAARIIRSLHLPFLAGQMKLLIILAFIGIIQDFGSILIVTRGGPLDSTYVPALQMYFAATQFNDLGYASALGVAMFAIILALTIVNMKFMKSSTD, encoded by the coding sequence TTGAAGCTGAGCGCCATGCTATCGGCGGTATTGGGCGTAATCGTTTTGTTTGCCGTCAGCAGTCCGGTATTCGCGGCGCGCACGCAATGGACCGCGGGTCAGGCCCAGATCACGTCGCTTTCGGTGCGCGCCGACGGGCAAGCGGTGGCCGTCGGTACCTATGACGCGAAGGTGTCGGTATTCGACGGGGACGGACAACCGCTGTTCGATTTCAAAACCAAAAACGTCGTGACCGCTACTGCTTATTTGAATGACGGAAGCCTGCTGGTTGCCTCCGACGACCGGCATCTCTACCGGATCGATTCGGAAGGCAGCGTCGTCTGGGACCGCAATCTGAAGCGGCCGGTGACCGGCGTCGCGTCCGCAGGCGACGGCTCGGCGATCGTGGCGCTGCTCAAGGGCTCCAAGTCGGCCTATGTATACGATCGGGACGGACAGCCGCTCAAAGAGATCGATATCGGCATCCAGCCGCGCAAGGTCGACGTGTCCGGCAACGGAGAATGGATCGCGCTTGGCGGCTCCGATCAGTATATCTACCTGCTGAACGCATCGCACGAGCAAGTAGGGAAGTATTCGGCGTCCGGCACGATCGATGCGCTGTCCGTTACCGATCAGGGCAGGGTCGTAGCGGGGACGTCCTCGCATCAAGTGTTCATTTTCGATCGGGAGGGCGCCGAGCCTTCGATATTTACCGCTGCGGATTCCGTAACTGCGGTTGCGGCTACCGATGATGGGAGTTATGTCGCAGTGTCCGATTTTGCGGGCAACGACTATGTGCTGGACGGCGGCGGCGATCAGCTCTGGCAAGCGGCGAGCGGCAAGGACGGCGCGGGACGTGCGGTGGCGGTGAGCAATGACGGCAGCTTGCTCTTCAAGGGTTCGAGCACCGGCGTCGTTCAAAAGCTGGAGATCGGTAGCGCCATTGCAGTCGCCAAGCACCAAGCGCTCCAGACCCGCATCGTCGCGCTGGTCGTCGCGGCCGTCGGCGCCGGTTTGCTGGCTTGGTTGTTCTATTTTCTAAAGAAAAGCAATCGGCTGGGGATCTTCGGCGCGATATGGCGCGAGCGGTTCAGCTATCTGATGCTGCTGCCGACCTTCGGCCTCATCGCCATGTTTTTGTATTATCCCGCGTTTTCCGGCCTATTCCATTCCTTCTACGATTGGAAGCCGGGCGGGAGGTCTACGTTCGTCGGACTCGCCAACTATAGGCGCATGTTCGGCGATCCCTACGTGATCAAAGGGCTCGGCAATCTGGCGCTGCTGATGATTACGGGGCTGTTCAAAACCATCGTCCCGCCGCTTGTCGTGGCGGAGCTGATCTACTATTTGCGGAGAAAAGGCGCGCAGTACTGGTTCAGAACGGCCTTTGTCGTCTCGATGATTATCCCGTCGGTCGCCAGTCTGCTGATCTGGCAAAACTTTTACGATCCGAACGTCGGTCTGCTGAATCAGGTCCTGCAAGCGATCGGCCTTGGCGGCTGGGCCCACTCCTGGTTAGGGGATCCGCATACGGCGATCTGGGCCATTATTTTCATGGGCTTTCCGTTCATCGGCATCATGTCGCTGCTGCTTTTCTACGCCGGGCTCATCTCGATTCCGCAGGACGCGATCGAATCCGCCAAGATCGACGGCGCCGGCGCCGCCAGAATTATCCGTTCCCTGCATTTGCCGTTTTTGGCCGGCCAGATGAAGCTGCTGATTATCCTGGCATTCATCGGCATTATTCAGGACTTCGGCAGCATTCTGATCGTGACGCGCGGCGGTCCGCTCGATTCGACGTACGTGCCCGCACTGCAGATGTACTTCGCGGCGACCCAATTCAACGATCTCGGCTACGCATCGGCGCTCGGCGTGGCGATGTTCGCGATTATTCTCGCGCTGACGATCGTCAATATGAAATTCATGAAATCTTCGACGGATTAA